CCGAGAACGTGATATCCCGAGTCGACATGGATCACCTCGCCCGTGACGCCGCGGCCGAGATGACTTGCAAGGTAGACCGCGGTGTCGGCCACCTCCTCCGCGCTGGTCGTCCGCCGCAGCGGCGCCGCTTCGGCGACGCGGTGGGCCATCTGGAGAAAGCCTTTGATGGCGCGCGACGAGGCGGTGCTGATCGGTCCCGCTGAGATCGCGTTGACCCGGATCCCTTTGGGGCCGAGGTCGGCAGCGAGGTAACGCACGCTCATGTCGAGCGCGGCTTTGGCGACCCCCATCACGTTGTAGTGGGGGACGACACGCTCTCCCCCGAGATAGGTGAGGGTGAGGAGGCTTCCGCCGCCCCGCGCTTCAAGCCGCGGCGCCGCCCGCTGAGCGATCGCGGTGAGGGAATAGACGCTCACTTCGAGCGCGAGCCGAAACGCGTCCCGACTGGTGGCGAGATAGGGGCCGTCGAGTGCCTCGGTCGGCGCATACGCGATTGAATGGACGACCGCGTCCAGTCCGCCTACCTCCCGGTCGATCGCTGCGAAAAGCGCGTCGATCTGCTGGTCGTCATTGACATCGCACGGCACGGCGAGCGCGCCATCGAGGCTGT
Above is a genomic segment from Dehalococcoidia bacterium containing:
- a CDS encoding enoyl-ACP reductase, with product MTGLLAGKIALILGVANRFSIAWPIAQAFHREGARIIMSYQGERVERAVRQLADSLDGALAVPCDVNDDQQIDALFAAIDREVGGLDAVVHSIAYAPTEALDGPYLATSRDAFRLALEVSVYSLTAIAQRAAPRLEARGGGSLLTLTYLGGERVVPHYNVMGVAKAALDMSVRYLAADLGPKGIRVNAISAGPISTASSRAIKGFLQMAHRVAEAAPLRRTTSAEEVADTAVYLASHLGRGVTGEVIHVDSGYHVLGAV